DNA from Rubripirellula lacrimiformis:
CCCGCCTTCATCAAGACAACACCCTTGGTATCGAGAACCTCTGGATTTCGATTGGTCAATTTCAGCGCTTGGTCGATCGGCTCGATCCCCTCGGCCTCGCGTCCGCCGATCTCCGAAAATGCCATCGCCAAGTTGTTCAGTGTTCGCACTCGATCGGGTTGCAGGCGCCGAACCTGTGTGAATAGTTCGACCGCGCGAAGAAACTCCCCCTGTTGCATCATCAGGGTCGCGACACCCTCCAAAAGTGCCGATGAATTCGGGAATTTCGCGGTCGCGTCACTCAGCACGCTCGACTGCGCCTCCGTCAGCTTGCTGCCTGTTTCCCCAAGCAACGACTCGGCCAATAGGATCGCCGATTGCAGGTCACCGTGCTGCTTGTGATGTTTCATCGAAATCTCGCTGGCTTGCTGGAAACGCTTCAACTGGTTCAGCGCAAGCACCAGATCGGGCAGGGCCTCTGCATTCTGCTGGTAAGCCTGTTCCAGCCATCCAATCGCTTCGTCACCGAAACCGACGCCCAGCAGCACGCGACCGGCGAGCAAGCCCGACGCACCGGCCCCCAACTGTCCACGTTCTTCGCCGTCGTACAGCGACACCCAGTCTTCGATCAAGTTGGGCAATTGATCACCTTGCCCCTTGGCGCGAGCGAGTCGAACGGTCAGGTCCAGGGCTGCCATCGCCGAGCCCGCTTGGCGACGGAGGCTTTCCAGCAGCGACGCAACCTTGGCATGATCTCCAGCATCGCCAAATTGCAGCAGCAGCAAACCATAGCGGTGCAAATCGACCGGCAACGGCGTCGCAGTTTGCAGCAGATCTTCGAACAGAGCCTGTGCTTCGGTCCGATAGGCTTTCCACTGCACCGAATTGCGATCCTCTGCCTGAGCCAGCAAGTCCGACAAAACAACGGCCTGCACTCGCGCGGCATCCTCAGCGACATCACCGCCTTCTCGCACCAGTTCACGCAACTGGTCCAGCGAATCACGTCGTTGCTTTTCGGTGCCGCGGACGACCAGCAGCGCGGCGTACAGCAAACGGTTCTCGGCGGACGCTTGGCCAGCCCCCTTCAACAGCGATTCGATCTCAGCCCAATCCACATCCTCGCCTTCGCGGGCGGCCAAAGACCGCGCCAGTTCTCCCCGCAGGTCGGCGCGTTGTGGAAACTCTTTCTGCAGGTTTCGCAGCACCGTAATCTCGTCATCGGATTGCTTGGTGGCACGATACAGCCCGACCAGGAGGCGACGGGCCTTGAAGGTGGGGCGCGCGTCGTTGGCTTCCTTTGCCTTCGCGATTGCTGCGTCGAGCCGCCCGGCGGCGATGTCGGCGCGGGCAGAGAGCAACAAGCGATCGGCATTTTCCAGACCAGACGACTGGTCCACCAACTGCTGCACTTCATTGATCCGCGCCTGATCGCCCGATTCAAGAGCGAGATCCATCTTAATCGTGGCGACCTGGAGCGGATCGGCGGTGGGCGATTCGGTGAGCCGACGGAGCGCATCCTGGGCGATTTCCGCAAATGCATCCGCCTCCGCACCGACGGACATTTTGGCGGCGACAGACGCGGTACGAGCAAGGACGTCCCAGCGGTTGGGATCACCAGCGGCGGATTCGGCCTCCCGCTGCGCCGTCTGGACCGCTTCGGCAATATCGCCGCTGCCAAGAGAGACTTGGATTTGGCGGGTAGCGTAACGATCGATGGACGCCATGGATTGGCGAGCGGACGACCGAATGAACTCGCTGGCGTCTCCATATCGCCCGGCTTGAATCAATCGCTCCAGATACCGCTGCCGGGTGCGAGGTTGCCGATCACCGGCGTCGAGTGCTTGGGAGTAGAGCTCAAGAGACTGGTCGATCCGCCCGTCCAGCGCCGCAATCTCGGCACGCAGTGCGATCGCTCGCCCCCAACGGGGACGACGATCGATAATCTCGTCGACGAGCCGGGTCGCCGGACGAATCGCTTCTCGGATAGCCAGCTTGCTCTCGGCTTCCGCCGACTCACCTCGATCGCGCAAGCCGGCAATCAGTTCCTCCGCCTCTAACAAACGCCACTGAGTTCCCTGTTCCCCTTCGAGCGAACGAAGTTCTGCTGTCCAGAAGTCAATCGCCGCATCGGCTCCGCTAGGCGCATCAGCCCCCGACCGGCCTTTGACGGACGCGAGACCGGAAGCATCCTCGCTGGTTGCCAGCAGACTGGCCAAACGGACCAGGTCAAACAAGTGCGAGGGGGTCCGTTGGGCGGGAGCGATGGTGGCAAGCGCGGCATAGGCACGCGGCCAATCACCAGCAACAACCGCCTCGCGATAGGCCGTTTCGGACCAATGAGTAGCCGCATCATCAGCGACGCTCGCCGCACCGATCAATCGATCCAAATTCTTGCCGATCGGACGATTCTTGATCGCATCGATCTTGACCGCGACCAAATGAAACAGCGGGGCCTGGTCGCCAACGCGTTGCTCCAATTGCTTGACCGCGATTGCCGTGGCATCATCGCTATCGAGTCCCGCCAAACGTTCGGCGACGAAGGCATAGGTAAGCGCCGATTCATCAGGAGCATTGGCAAGGGCAACCAATTGGTCGCGGTAACCGTCCGAGTTCCAATATTGCTCGATCGACTGCCCCGGTGGCGGAAGTTGCGTTTTCAGGACGCGAAGCCGGGACAGAACTTCATCGGAAATATCAACGTCGGTTTCCGAAAGGTTGGAAAGCGCCTGAACCATCGACCGGACTGCCGAGAAATCCTGTCGTTCCGGCGGGCGACTGGCCTGCTCTGCCAGCGACGCTTCAATCACCGCAAGCAAATAGACCGGCTGTTGCGAATCCCCCATCTGCCGCCATTGATCGGCAGCACGCGCCGAACTGCCTGCGCGCCCGGTTGCAACGGCCAATCGAGCCAGCAACGTTGAATCGCCGGGGACGAACTTAAGAGCGTCCTGCAGCATCATCGGAGCTTGATCGTTAAGCCCGACGCTTTCGTAAAGATCAGCCAAACGCGTCGCCACTCTAACACGTTCATCCGACGGCACCTCGGCAACGCTATCCAAAGCGGATTGCAGGAGTTCAATCGCCGCTAGCATGCTGGGGACCGAATCGTCACCCGCAAGTTTCAACTCACTGTCCAAGACGATGAAACGCCACCGAGCGGTCTCGATCTGCCGTCCCAGCATGGACCTTTGAGCCTTGGAAAACTGCGTGGTTGAAGTCTGCAGCAAGCGGCTGGATGCCTTCTCAATCGCCCGGCCGTACTCGGCGACGGCGGCCCCCGCACGCTGCAGCGTCCATGGGCCTGCGTTACCACTGACGTCGCCGGACGTAGCGACGGAATCAGCCGAGCCGGGACGACGCGAATCCGATGCGCCACCAAGGATCGCGGCGCGCGCCGTTGTCATCGCGATGGCCGCGGTCAAGTTCAGGCTTGGCTCTCCCAAACGCGATTGACCGGACTGCCAAACTTCAACCGCCCGCTCGACTTCATCACGACTAAGAGCGAAACGCCCGGCGTTATCGTGCACCGCCTCGATCATTTGCGGGACAATTCCCGGAACATCCAGTGTGGTCAGCAGATCGAACCACGACTGGACCATCGCAACGCGATCCGCGGAATCCAACGCCTCTTCATCACCACCTGCGCTGACTGCGGCGCCGACCAGTTCAGTCGCGCGAGCGAGCAACTGGTAATGCCAAAAAGGGGGCGAAAGCTGAGCGCCAAAGTCGATTTCAATGGCGGATGCCGCATCTGCCGACACAGCAACGCCTTCCTCCTGCACACCTTCTGCGTCCCGCCAGATGTTCAACTCGTTGGCAGAATTTGTAGCTGCACGAACGATCCAATCGAGGGTCTTCGCCGAAGGAATTTCGGGCGCATTCGCTTCGTCTAAGCCCCGGGAGGCCCCGCTGCCGCTTGAGCCTGGAAACTGGTAAGCCAACAAAATCAATTTCGCCCGAGGCGAATCAGCTTGGCCAAGCCGCTGCAGGGATTGCTCGATCCAAGACTTCCACTGCGGATCCAGCCCGGAAACTCCGTTTTCGCGAACTGCGAATTTCCCGGGGTCTCGGCGGACCCAGCGCAAGAACACGTCCAAAAGATCCAGATCCGATGGATCGAGCGTGAGTGCTTTCTGCAGCACATCTGTCGCCGGACGTTGCGCTAAGCCCGACCAGTAATCCTTATCCGCAAGCGGTTCTGCTTCCGAGGACGCACCGCCATCCTCGCTCGCATTCTCGTCAAGCTGACCAATCTTCGCCAATGCCAAGAATTCGTGGGCAGCCGCATCCGTCTGCGGAGCGTCGAGCAAGATGGTCTGCCGCTCAGCTTCCGCCAACCAATTGCCACCCATCTGAATGAGACGGCGGATCAACCGATACCGAAGTTGCTGCGCATCTTCGAGGGAACCATCCCCCAACGTTGCCAGCGCACCGGACAGCGCGCGACGGGCGTTGTTGATGGCGGCCGCCTGCTGTTCCAGCGGTGCATCGGCGACCGCATCGTCGGCTGACACTCCGGTTCGCACGATGGCTTCGGTGTCCCCAGGACGCAACAAGAGATAACGCTGCAACCACTGGCTTTCGGCCAAATGATCGCCGCGACTGCGGGACTCGTCCGCCCGGTCCGCAAACACGGTGGCAGTCTTGCCAGAGTGATAAAAATACGACGCCGCAGCAGCCACCATCAGCACCGCAAAGATGGCCGCTGACTTGATCGCGAACGGAACATTGAAACGCCACTTTTGCCGTCGCGACACTAGCTTTTGGGCGTGAAAATCCGACACGGACTTCGACTGCACCCCGGCATCGCGCCCGGTCGACTGACCTCCGCCCGCTGATGTGCTGCCCGCTGATGTGCTGCCCGCTGATGTGCTGCCCGCTGATGTGCTGCCCGCTGATGCGCTGCCCGCTGATGCGCTGCCCGGAGATGCACTGCCAGGCGCATGAGAATCGCGGGAGGAGTGATTCGTTTTCATAGGTTATGGGGCGGGAGCGGAGGGCGGGGGGAGGCTTGATGAACCGCGGCAGGTACAAGACGAGCACGGCACTTTGAAATGTCGCGATTCAGTGGTGTCGGTCGAACGGGCTGATGCTGCGAACCAGAGCTCGCCGAGTGCTTTATCGCAACGAGGAATTTAGTTTTGCTTGGTTAGCCGTTTGGGCGTTAGCCCCGGTCCTTGGGTGACGAAACCGAGGCTAGCGACTGAACGCCGCCGCTGTGAAGAATTCATCCCGCACGTTTTGGGCGGTTATTCGTAGCGGAACTCGTCAAGAGTTTCGGCCTAGGATGTGAGACCACCGAAAGTCTTGACGACCTCCGCTACGCAATGCTTCACTGCGTTGCGTGAGACAGCTAACTCGAACATTCAAATGCGACAAAGCACTAGGACTCGATCGCGGAGTAATGGTAATCACCGTAACGGTAGGCATAAGCCCGTGAGGTCACTCCGCTAAAAATCGTGCCGGTCACATTAGCACCGGCCGATTCGAGACGTCGTGAGGTCCGTTCAAGCGAATCCATGCGAGTCCGATCTCGCATGACGCACAACAACGTCACATCGGTCGCCGCGGCAAGCGCCAACGTTTCCCCGGCCGACAGAACCGGTGCGGTGTCAAACACGATGAAGTCATATTGCTGCAGAGCTTGTTCGATCAATGTTTCGATTCCGGATTGAGTGATCAAACGGTGGGGGCTCGCATCCAAACGCCCCGCTGGCAGGACATGCACCAAATTACCAAGCGACCGATTGATCGCATCTTTCAGTTCCACTCGACCGCCGAGCACTCCGGTCAACCCGGGCGATAGATCGATCCCGAATACATCGTGCAAATCGGGACATCGGGTATCACCATCGACCAACAAAACGGTCTTGTTGCTTGCCTTGGCCAGCGACACCGCCAATTGCGCCGCAGCCGTGCTTTTGCCTTCGCCCGACATGCTGCTACAGATCGCGATGGTCCGGGCGCCGCGTGTCTGTTGGGACAGGAACAAATTCGCTCGCAAGGCATCGACACTTTCTTCAAAAATCCGCCGCCCCTTCGAATTCCGAGGATCGATTGGCGCACGAGTCAGTTCGCCCACAACCGGGGCCAAAACCGCGCAGCGGTCTACGGCATTAGCGTCGGTGATTCGCTGCGTCCGCATCTCCCACAGCAAACCGACCAGGAAGGGAATCGCGAAGCAGGCTCCGGACGCCATCAGGATTTTCTTCGTTGGAATGCTTTCGACCGGTGCCCGCGGTGGCGTAGCTTCGGCGAGCGACCGGACCGCACCGTCCTGACGCCTCTCCGTCCGGATTTCGGCGACCCGTTGACGCAACTTATCGAGCACGCCATTGCCCACCGCTAAATCCTCCTCTGCGAACTGCAATTCCGCCGCATCCCCACCAAGCTGCTCCAAACGAACCCGTTCGCGGTCGTAGTGCGTATTGAGGACCGCCAGCCTAGCTTCCAACTCTTTGCGAGCTAGCTGAGCTGTTTCTTGGTCAATCTTCATAGCGGCCTGACGCATTGCCACCGCCTTGCGTTTCGCCAGTTGTTGATCGGCCAAAAATTGGTCGCGTTGCAGTTGAACCTCAGCATCGACCGCTGCCAACTCTTGCTTGTAAATCGTTTCGGCACGGTCCTCCAATTCCGCCTGCACGCGTTCGCGAGCTGCTGTAAGAGCCTCTTCAACCTTGCCCTCCCAAAGAGCCTGGTCCGCCACGATTCCCCGGTAGTGTTCGCGATTGATGCGGACCAAATCAGAAGCTTCCATATTCAGCCGAAGACCTTCGTAGTAGGCGGCCTTTTTGCGAGCCTGCAGGACATCGGCATCGGTCTGGGCCATCCGGTCCACATCGTTGCTAGAAATTGACTGACGTCGCACCTCTCGCCGAACCGGAACAAACGCGACACCGGCAGCATCCAAATCCATGACGGAAACGCTGTCGGCTGCCGCCAAATCACTAACGTTTTCGATTTCCACCTCGTTCGCCATCGCCTCGGAGGCGTCCAGAACCGAAAGCTTGACTTCGATGTCCGTGATTTTCGATCGCAATTCGGCGAACAGCGCAAGACTACTTTCATCCTCTGCCACCGAAAGCCGAGCCGCCGGATTGAAGCCGAGAGTACGCTCGGACAGCGATTGGACGCGAGACTGCCGATTCGACACCTCGGCCTCCCATCGCTGAATTTCGGGCTCGAGCCACCTCTCTAGGTTATTCGTCCGCTTGCTGTCGAACGCATCACGCTGCCTCAAATACGCATTGACCACCGCGTTGCAAACCTTCGCCGCCATGTCTCGGTCAGAGTCTTCGTAACTGACCAACATCTGTGTCTTGGCCCCCGCGCTTTGCACCGACAAGTTCTTGCGAAGCTGGGCCTCCGCTGTCTCCGGATCACTCAGGCTAGGCGCTGAACGCAGATCGGGGTCGCTAAGAACAGGGTCCAAAACGATCGGGTTGAGAAAAAGCGCTCGCTCGGTCCGCACCAGATCGTCAACCATAGGCATCACGCCCTTAAAAACTACATAGTCCTGATTGGCTTCCAAAAGGTGGATCGCCTTGTACCGCGGCACGAAGGTTTTCAGCACCACAAACCCGGCGAGGGATGCGAGCACTAAACCGATTGGCACAGCCCAGAACCAGCACCTTCGGACGGTCACCCATAGCATCCAAGGATCAAAACTGGCGCCAGACGCGGCGTCACCGATTGATGCCGAAGAAGCGGAACGAGATGGATGCATAGTGGTTCTAGTAACAGGCGGAAATGCGATGACATCAAAGGAAGACTGCGGCCCAGAAAAGGACGGGCGTGACCGGCTAGATCGCAGAAACGGAGAGGGAGAGGGGAGGGGTCAGCGGGGGGGAAGGAACCAGTTCTATTCAGCAGAACGCGTGATCTGGAGGAAAGTACGCATCGAACATGAGAAAATTTGAGCATTTTGTTCAAGCGGAACTCATGCAGACAAAGCAGGCCCAAACGCCAGCGACCCTGCGAACTCTGAATCATTCAAGCCGGCTGCAAAAAGTCTCTAGCGACGACCTGCTCCAGCGGCCGATAAACCGTCGACCAATACCAATACACTGCGTACATCAAGGCAAACCCGAGCGGAATCATCAACAGGCCCGAGTAGTCATGGATCGCGTGACGCAAATCGGCCGACTGCGTCCACTGATACAACCAACCCGTCGCCACAATCCGTGTAGAGTTCGCCACCAAAGCCACTGGGATGACCGACAAAATCAACACCAGCCGGTCTCCCCAATTCCGAGCAGAAACGGCCGCAAAGTAATACGCCGTCGCCATCAACCCCACGAAAATCCGCAGCCCGCTGCAGGCCGGTTCGATATTCAACTTCTCCGCTCCAACCCAAATCAGGTGCCCTTCGGCGACCGCTGGTTGGCCAATGACTCTCAAGCCCGCCGTGCTAATCGCGGTGGCGACCCCCTGCAGCTGAAAACTCAACAGACTTTCTGCTTGATACGGGATGGGAATCGCAAAAAACAGAAATGCGATGGCAGGAATCGACCAAACCAATGCCGCCCTACCGAAAACCACCCAAACACAGCCCCCGATCAGAAAAACGAACGACCAAGCATCCATGAAATCGGCGTAGATCAAGCGACCAACAACTCGAACCGCAATCGCGAACCCCACCAACCATAGCCCTGACCAGCAGACCCCGCCGGACGAGATCCCCGGAAACGAATCTCGCCGCGCCAAAGCGATCGACAGTGCCAAGGGCAATACAATCCAACCGTGCGAATAATCTGGTTCCCGGATCCAGTTTTCGGCCACCCACTGAAGCGTTGGCCAATAGGCATACGCCATCGCCGCCAACAAGACAAAGAGAAAAACACCATGGCTGGCAACCCAGGCCATTGGCGAGGGGCGACACAGGGGACTCGCTTCCGTCTTCTTGGATCTGGAACGGGGCTCCGATTCGCCAGCAAACGCCCGCTGATCAATCGCAATTGTTGGCCGAACTTTTTTTCTTCGACGGGCCATGGCAGGTGTTGAACTTGGAAAACTAGGTTTTAAAAAGGAAGCCTGTTTGCACGGGCGGTAGTAGGCAAACGTATCGCTCGTATCGCTGCACCAGGAACAACTGTGACTCCGCACACACAGATGAATCGCACTGCCGACGGCGGGCGGGCGGAGCAGCATACTGATCTTGATCCCCCCATCCTAGCCATGTAGGCTGTCCTGTCAAGAATCACTTTCTCGTCTCGAGAGGGGGAGTGCAAAAGTGCTTTTCACGACGTTATAAAAAGACCGTAAGGCATCGCTGGCGGCGTCCAAGGCGACGCATTCGATGAAAATGATTCGAAGGAATTGACGCGATCTCTTTTCCGCAGCCGCTCGATTCGTTGACGTGGACAAAAACGTGAATCGTTATGGTGAGTTATCAACTTCGCCCCTTCACACCTACGCCGAGCCGGAGCGTGGTAAACATGCAGTGGACACTGCCGCAATTCGGCAGGCCCCATGGGAATGGACGGCGTGTCGGTACGAAAGCGACACAAAGGGAACACAAAGGAGTGCTCCATTTTCCGAATCCTTCGGACTGCTAGGCACTTCGCGACATTGCCAGGTTCAGCTTGCAGACCCCCATGCCGGTCGGGCGGTCTATCTAGTTGTCATTCGGGGTAGCGTGATCGAAGCTTGGCCCATCTGCCCCCTCGCCTTTTCAATATGGGGAGTGATCCTGCCCGGAACGAAATTACTCGTGGGGCGATCGCGAGTACGGCTACTTGTTGAAAGCGAGGGACTCGACAGTGTGCCTTCCAGGCCCGGCTTGTTTGATCCAGATGCGAACTCAGGACCGGAGTCGTCTTCGATTGAAAAGCTGGCCGAGCCCTCGAGCCACAGCGACGAAACCGGGCATGCAAGCGCCGGAGATTTGGCAATTTTCGTAAAGGACAGGATGCTGGTCAAACGCTTCCGCGAAGGGGTCACCATCGTTGGCGACGACCACCCGAGCATCCTGCGAATCGGGGGCTGTGGCCTGAAACGATGCGACCACGCGATCCTCCATCATATGAAGCGACTCTGGATCATCGAATTGGACCTGGAACGGCTGGATCAGGGAGAACCGAAAATCCAAGAACTCTCTCTGGACTGCCCGCCGATTCATCGCGGGGGCCTCGTCTACCTTCGCGGAACACCCGAGAAACTGAAGCGATACCAAGAGTTGCTTCGCCAAAGAAGCCAAACGGAAGATTCATTCACAACAAGCACCACAAATCAAGCCGACCTCACGGGCCTCGTCCGCGAGAATATCGACATCACAGAAATTGTCGCAGAGGGACTGGTAAGCTATAGCCAGAAGCGGAAGCGTGTTTCTCGAATCTTACATCTGGCGCTCAAGCTTATGCTGTTTGCGGCATGCATCGCAACGAGCATGGCCGTCATTGCCGGAGGCATCTGGCCGATCATCCGAACTGTTTGGCAAACGATTTAGAGGGGTGATTGCCACTCGTCCATGAACACTCAACACCGATCCATCCGAAACATTCGCTGCCTACTAGGCCGAAGGCCTTCCCCATGATGCGTGTATGGGTAGCAGTCGCGTGTTTTTTCCTGGGGAGTGCGATCCTGTTCGTACTTCTGGCGATCTTCAGCCCAAAGATACGAGACAGGAAAAAGCCTCGCCGATAAGCGACACGCCCCTGACAAGGAATCGACCAGACACTCTCCAATGCTGCTCGTCGAAGTGGACTATTCCGGAACCACATTACCAGGTGTTCGGCCAGTTGCTCCGATGCCTCGACAAGCGATGCCCCCCCGAAAGTCAAATCAGGGAACACCACTACAACCATCCGCCGCTGGGCAATCCATCCAGTGCGGCGCGGACGGCCGCGACCAGCGTCCGATTGGTCACCGGGTAATCCGATGCGTCGACGGGGCCAGCCTGGTCGTGACGGCTATCGCGAAACGTTCCGTGCACTTGGTCGCAACCGGTGACTCGGATCAACGGCACGACGTTGTCCGGCGTGATCCCAGCACCGGGCAGGACTTCAATCTTGCCAGCCGATGCGATCTGGATTTGCTGGATCGCGGTACGCCCATGCCATGCGGTAGCTTGACGCCCCGACGTTAGCACCCGATGGACACCGATGTCGATCAATTGCTGCAACGCATCGCCCTGATCCGGCACGACGTCGAACGCGCGGTGGCAGACAACTTGCTGTTGGTCCGCCGTGCGGCAAACCTGCCCCAACCAGTCCAGGTCCAACGTTCCTGCCGCCGTTAGGCAGCCAACCGCGACCCCGTCGGCGCCCAGCGACAACAGGGATTCGACATCACGCATCATCACGCGACGTTCGGTGCCCGAGTACCCGAACCCGGCGCCACGTGGACGTATCAAAGCAATGATCGGAACATCGACGGCCTGCCTCGCCTGGACCATCAGCCCGACGCTGGGCGTCAGACCACCTGTCTGAATCGCCTGACACAATTCCAAACGATCGGCGCCGCCCGCAACGGCATCGATCGCCGACTGAACCGAATCAACACAAACCTCGATCAGACGCTGGGGGGACAATGCGATTCCTGCATGTTGGGGTTTGAACGCAAATTCTAAAACCAGATCCATCACTGCTGCTGCGGCGATCCAATCCGTGTCGACCGATTCAAACGACGGTCGCCCTAGGCATATACTGTGGTGGCTGTTGCCTGCTTCGCCCAGGTGCGGCCATGACTTTTGCCGCTCGAACGCCATCCCCCAATACCGAGAATCGTACCCGTGATCATTTTCCGAACGATGTTGGCTGTCGCCTGCTTGGCGAGCGTCGCGCAAGCACAACAGCCGCTGCTACGTGCACATGCTCACAACGATTATGAACATGACCGCCCTCTGCTGGATGCGTTGGACCAAGGGTTTTGCAGCGTGGAGGCGGACGTCTACTTGGTCGACGGCAAGCTATTGGTCGCTCATGATCGCAAAGACCTGCGTCCCGATCGCACTCTTTCGGCACTGTATTTGGATCCGCTTCGCAAACGAGTCCAGGACAACGACGGGCACGTTTATCCGGTGAAAACACCCTTCTATTTGATGATCGATTTCAAGAGCGAAGCCGAATCAACCTACGCCGCGTTGGACCAAGTCTTGTCAGGCTATGACGAAATGATTTCGGTCGTGCGAGATGGAAAGCTACATCCGAAGGCGATCCAAGTGATCGTATCGGGCAATCGCCCATCGGAAACGATGGCAAGCCAGTCGGTCCGCTATGCGGGATACGATGGCCGCATCAGCGATTTGGAATCAAACGCTCCTGATCATTTGATGCCAATGATTAGTGATAACTGGAAGAATCATTTCCAATGGCGGGGCAAGGGAGAATTCGGCGACGACGAGCAACAGAAGCTGACGAGCATCATCGAAAAAGTTCACGCCGCCGGGCGACGAGTGCGTTTCTGGGCCACGCCGGATCATGTTGATATGTGGCGGATGCTGAATCAGGTCGGTGCCGATGCCATCAACACCGATGACTTGGCCGGCCTGGCTACTTTCTTGCGAGAATCCGAAACCGCAACGGACTCTGCCGACGCACCCGCCCAAGCAACCATCATCGGAAAATGGTTGGTGGAGGATATCGAACAGCACGGCGTCATCGACCGGGCTCAAACGACGATTGAATTTGCCAAAGATGGAACGGTAACAGGCAGCACCTGTGTCAACCGCTACAACGCAAAGGCGACCGTCGACGGATCGGACTTGACGTTTCAACCGATGGCGATGACACGCCGCGCCGGTCCACGATCGATGATGGACCAAGAGTCCAGATTCGTTGCCGCCATCGGCAAGGTGAAATCGTTCCGCATCGATCCCAACGGCCTGCTGTACTTGGTCGGCGGCGATGGAAAAGACCTGCTGCGATGTTCGTCGATGCAGCGCTAAGGAAAACACTGGGCAGCGTACATTCCCAATGACCGCGTCCGCGGTCCACCCGCGCCGGTTTGCCGCCGCTGGTTCCTTTCGTTTTGTTTCTCTGTTTTGTCACGATTCACATGACCCGTCTGTTTGCTGGAACTCCGTTCGACATCCCGCCTCAGTGCGACCTTTGCGGCAAGCCGGAAACGGATTGCGTTTGCACGGATCAGCAGAAAGCGGAAGTCGAAGCCAAACGTCAACGGGACGCCGATCGGCAGGAACCTTCGCAGCAGACGGCTCGCGTCAGCGTTCAAAAACGCAAAGGCGGTCGACAGGCGACTGTGGTCGAAGGACTGACATCCAAAGCAAACGATCTGCCTGAACTGCTGACCCGATTGCAAGCCGGTTGCGGTGCAGGCGGAACGGTCAAAGCGAAGGAAGACCTGATCGAACTGCAAGGTGATCATCGCGACAAAGTGATGCAAACCCTGCGAGACATCGGATACAAAACCAAGTGACAGCGTCCCAACGCGACGCCAATTAATTGGCCAGCAAACGTTGGATCGCGGATAGGCGTTCCGCCGACGCTGGGCTTCGCTTTGTCATGTCCGTCAGATAATCGCGTTCTTCGGCCAATCGATCGACGAACGCTGGTTCCCAGCGACGAATCAGGTGAGGACCGAATAGCACGGCGGCTTCAAGATCGAGTCGATCGTAGGCGGGGTCCGGGCGATGGCTGGATTCGACCCGCTGCATCCGCAAGAT
Protein-coding regions in this window:
- a CDS encoding exosortase/archaeosortase family protein, encoding MAWVASHGVFLFVLLAAMAYAYWPTLQWVAENWIREPDYSHGWIVLPLALSIALARRDSFPGISSGGVCWSGLWLVGFAIAVRVVGRLIYADFMDAWSFVFLIGGCVWVVFGRAALVWSIPAIAFLFFAIPIPYQAESLLSFQLQGVATAISTAGLRVIGQPAVAEGHLIWVGAEKLNIEPACSGLRIFVGLMATAYYFAAVSARNWGDRLVLILSVIPVALVANSTRIVATGWLYQWTQSADLRHAIHDYSGLLMIPLGFALMYAVYWYWSTVYRPLEQVVARDFLQPA
- a CDS encoding META domain-containing protein, which produces MIIFRTMLAVACLASVAQAQQPLLRAHAHNDYEHDRPLLDALDQGFCSVEADVYLVDGKLLVAHDRKDLRPDRTLSALYLDPLRKRVQDNDGHVYPVKTPFYLMIDFKSEAESTYAALDQVLSGYDEMISVVRDGKLHPKAIQVIVSGNRPSETMASQSVRYAGYDGRISDLESNAPDHLMPMISDNWKNHFQWRGKGEFGDDEQQKLTSIIEKVHAAGRRVRFWATPDHVDMWRMLNQVGADAINTDDLAGLATFLRESETATDSADAPAQATIIGKWLVEDIEQHGVIDRAQTTIEFAKDGTVTGSTCVNRYNAKATVDGSDLTFQPMAMTRRAGPRSMMDQESRFVAAIGKVKSFRIDPNGLLYLVGGDGKDLLRCSSMQR
- a CDS encoding translation initiation factor, with product MTRLFAGTPFDIPPQCDLCGKPETDCVCTDQQKAEVEAKRQRDADRQEPSQQTARVSVQKRKGGRQATVVEGLTSKANDLPELLTRLQAGCGAGGTVKAKEDLIELQGDHRDKVMQTLRDIGYKTK
- a CDS encoding copper homeostasis protein CutC, producing the protein MAFERQKSWPHLGEAGNSHHSICLGRPSFESVDTDWIAAAAVMDLVLEFAFKPQHAGIALSPQRLIEVCVDSVQSAIDAVAGGADRLELCQAIQTGGLTPSVGLMVQARQAVDVPIIALIRPRGAGFGYSGTERRVMMRDVESLLSLGADGVAVGCLTAAGTLDLDWLGQVCRTADQQQVVCHRAFDVVPDQGDALQQLIDIGVHRVLTSGRQATAWHGRTAIQQIQIASAGKIEVLPGAGITPDNVVPLIRVTGCDQVHGTFRDSRHDQAGPVDASDYPVTNRTLVAAVRAALDGLPSGGWL